In Cryptomeria japonica chromosome 10, Sugi_1.0, whole genome shotgun sequence, a genomic segment contains:
- the LOC131036565 gene encoding G-type lectin S-receptor-like serine/threonine-protein kinase SD2-5: MKRGTAIARVTSGGDYPISEDFLKKVSGVPNVFRYADLQIATNDFTAEIGRGGFGSVFKGTLADGKKVAVKRLHKADEGVEEFVAEVTALASLNHSNLVRLHGLCVEDSRYLLVYEFMENGSLYDWLFQSKTSTIDWKTRYEVALQTARALAYLHEESTSSILHLDVKPQNILLDENFRAKVSDFGMAKLLDEGESRLMTVHVKGTPGYIAPEWFLQYGISAKTDVYSYGMVLLEMVSGRRVVDRSADEENWYLPTIALVKAREGNLEEIFDSRLKVSDEEAVEMERIVKLALWCIQSSCGLRPTMSTVVGILEGSLEMLEPPLDQSLAFGPFVGGHVNNSSKISEQGIFQMVTKSSHQHLVLIAEGRD; encoded by the coding sequence ATGAAAAGAGGCACCGCCATAGCCAGAGTGACCAGCGGCGGCGATTACCCCATAAGCGAAGATTTCCTCAAGAAAGTAAGCGGCGTTCCGAATGTTTTCCGCTACGCAGATCTGCAAATCGCGACGAACGATTTCACGGCGGAGATCGGTCGTGGGGGATTCGGATCCGTTTTCAAGGGAACACTTGCCGACGGGAAAAAAGTCGCCGTGAAACGCCTGCACAAAGCCGACGAAGGCGTGGAGGAATTCGTCGCAGAAGTGACGGCGCTGGCTTCGCTCAATCATTCGAATCTCGTGCGCTTGCATGGCCTCTGCGTCGAAGATTCACGTTACTTGCTCGTCTATGAATTCATGGAAAATGGGTCTCTTTACGACTGGCTTTTCCAGAGCAAAACCAGCACAATCGACTGGAAAACCAGGTATGAAGTCGCACTACAGACCGCACGAGCTCTGGCTTATTTGCATGAGGAGTCGACGTCCAGCATTTTGCATTTGGATGTGAAGCCGCAGAACATTCTTCTGGATGAGAATTTCAGAGCCAAAGTTTCAGATTTTGGAATGGCGAAATTGTTGGATGAGGGTGAGAGCCGCCTTATGACAGTTCATGTTAAGGGCACACCTGGTTATATTGCACCAGAATGGTTTTTGCAGTATGGAATTAGTGCTAAAACTGACGTTTATAGCTATGGAATGGTGCTTCTGGAAATGGTGAGTGGGCGCAGAGTTGTGGACAGATCTGCAGATGAGGAGAACTGGTATTTGCCCACCATTGCGCTGGTGAAGGCCAGAGAAGGGAATTTGGAGGAGATTTTTGACAGTCGGCTTAAGGTTTCAGATGAAGAAGCTGTGGAGATGGAGAGAATTGTAAAGTTGGCACTCTGGTGTATTCAGAGCAGTTGTGGGCTGAGACCCACCATGTCTACTGTTGTGGGGATTCTGGAGGGGAGTTTGGAGATGTTGGAGCCCCCTCTTGATCAGAGCTTGGCCTTTGGGCCATTCGTCGGTGGCCATGTTAATAACAGTTCCAAGATCAGTGAACAGGGGATTTTTCAGATGGTGACTAAATCTTCACACCAACATCTTGTTTTGATTGCAGAGGGGAGAGATTAA